The Tenebrio molitor chromosome 5, icTenMoli1.1, whole genome shotgun sequence genome has a segment encoding these proteins:
- the tap gene encoding uncharacterized protein tap, which produces MSDCRLLDLSYEDSSDSGYDLSFKSETADFPEDKSDPFYEYDFNPDKPQPNPELLDKFNAAFHSSLTELDRRDIFYTLCSDESKTSTPVKKPKKRYVTGRNRATRSKSPSQILRIKRVRRLKANDRERNRMHMLNEALDRLRCVLPTFPEDTKLTKIETLRFAHNYIFALTQTLNDLERYPGGGDCVTVNVGNVVVSISKNGNSITAKNSNAVVTSGSITNASFMQDYNFAVGKNEQCYQRQDDAFATAPYETASFVNNNYYGNNDLMYEYL; this is translated from the coding sequence ATGAGCGACTGCCGCCTCCTCGACCTCTCCTACGAAGACAGCAGCGACTCCGGCTACGACCTGTCGTTCAAATCCGAAACGGCGGACTTCCCCGAAGACAAATCCGACCCCTTCTACGAGTACGACTTCAACCCCGACAAGCCCCAGCCCAACCCCGAGCTCCTCGACAAATTCAACGCCGCCTTCCACTCCAGCCTGACGGAGCTCGACCGGCGCGACATCTTCTACACGTTGTGCAGCGACGAGTCCAAGACCTCCACCCCCGTGAAGAAACCGAAAAAGCGCTACGTGACCGGCCGCAACCGCGCCACCAGGTCCAAGAGCCCCTCGCAGATCCTGCGGATAAAGCGGGTGCGCCGCCTCAAAGCCAACGACCGCGAGAGGAACCGGATGCACATGCTGAACGAGGCGCTGGACCGGCTCCGGTGCGTCCTCCCCACGTTCCCGGAAGACACCAAGCTGACCAAGATCGAGACGCTCCGCTTCGCCCACAACTACATCTTCGCGTTGACGCAGACGCTGAACGACCTGGAGCGGTATCCGGGGGGCGGCGACTGCGTCACCGTCAACGTGGGCAATGTCGTCGTGTCGATCAGCAAGAACGGGAACAGCATCACGGCGAAGAACAGCAACGCGGTGGTGACGAGCGGCAGCATCACCAACGCGAGCTTCATGCAAGATTACAACTTCGCCGTGGGGAAAAATGAGCAGTGCTACCAACGGCAGGACGATGCGTTCGCGACAGCCCCCTACGAGACGGCCAGTTTTGTTAACAACAATTATTATGGCAACAACGATTTGATGTACGAGTATTTGTAA